A portion of the Symphalangus syndactylus isolate Jambi chromosome 13, NHGRI_mSymSyn1-v2.1_pri, whole genome shotgun sequence genome contains these proteins:
- the GTPBP3 gene encoding tRNA modification GTPase GTPBP3, mitochondrial isoform X4, giving the protein MVHSPTCPHPCFLLVSASEPQFPHLQTPDPGDAVWNVRWALCTRRSSGAPAPGSGATIFALSSGQGRCGIAVIRTSGPASGHALRILTAPRDLPPARHASLRLLSDPRSGEPLDRALVLWFPGPQSFTGEDCVEFHVHGGPAVVSGVLQALGSVPGLRPAEAGEFTRRAFANGKLNLTEVEGLADLIHAETEAQRRQALRQLDGELGHLCRGWAETLTKALAHVEAYIDFGEDDNLEEGVLEQADIEVRALEVALGAHLRDARRGQRLRSGAHVVVTGPPNAGKSSLVNLLSRKPVSIVSPEPGTTRDVLETPVDLAGFPVLLSDTAGLREGVGPVEQEGVRRARERLEQADLILAMLDASDLASPSSCNFLATVVASVGAQSPSDSSQRLLLVLNKSDLLSPEGPGPGPDLPPHLLLSCLTGEGLDGFLEALRKELAAVCGDPSTDPPLLTRARHQHHLQGCLDALGHYKQSKDLALAAEALRVARGHLTRLTGGGGTEEILDIIFRDFCVGK; this is encoded by the exons ATGGTGCATTCTCCAACTTGTCCCCACCCATGCTTTCTTCTGGTCTCcgcctcagagcctcagtttccccatctgcaaactCCGGACCCTGGAGACGCTGTTTGGAATGTGAGATGGGC ATTGTGCACGCGCCGGAGCAGCGGCGCACCAGCCCCCGGCTCCGGCGCCACCATCTTCGCTCTAAGCTCTGGCCAAGGCCGCTGCGGCATCGCGGTGATCCGGACCAGCGGACCCGCCAGCGGCCACGCCCTCCGAATTCTCACGGCACCCCGAGACCTGCCCCCTGCTCGCCACGCCAGCCTGCGCCTCCTCAGCGATCCCCGCTCCGGGGAGCCTCTGGACCGCGCACTGGTGCTCTGGTTCCCAG GTCCCCAGAGTTTCACCGGTGAGGACTGCGTGGAGTTCCACGTGCATGGAGGCCCGGCAGTGGTGAGCGGCGTCCTGCAGGCCTTGG GTAGTGTGCCAGGGCTTCGACCGGCAGAGGCAGGCGAGTTCACCAGGCGGGCGTTCGCCAATGGGAAGCTGAACCTGACCGAAGTGGAGGGGCTGGCGGACCTTATCCACGCAGAAACCGAGGCGCAGCGGCGGCAGGCCCTCAGGCAGCTGGACGGGGAGCTGGGCCACCTCTGCCGTGGCTGGGCCGAGACCCTCACCAAA GCTCTAGCCCACGTGGAGGCCTATATCGATTTCGGTGAGGATGACAACCTGGAGGAGGGGGTCCTGGAGCAAG CCGACATCGAAGTACGGGCACTGGAGGTGGCCCTGGGTGCACATCTACGAGATGCCAGACGTGGGCAGAGGCTCCGCTCAGGGGCGCACGTAGTGGTCACTGGACCCCCCAATGCCGGCAAGAGCAGCCTAGTGAACCTGCTCA GTCGGAAACCTGTGTCCATCGTGTCCCCGGAGCCAGGGACCACCCGTGACGTGCTGGAGACCCCCGTCGACCTGGCCGGATTTCCTGTGCTGCTGAGCGACACGGCTGGGTTGCGGGAGGGCGTGGGGCCCGTGGAGCAGGAGGGCGTGCGGCGCGCCCGGGAGAG GCTAGAGCAGGCTGACCTCATTCTGGCCATGCTGGACGCCTCTGACCTGGCCTCTCCCTCCAGTTGCAACTTCCTGGCCACCGTCGTAGCCTCTGTGGGAGCCCAGAGCCCCAGTGACAGCAGCCAGCGCCTCCTCCTGGTGCTGAACAAGTCGGACCTGCTGTCCCCGGAGGGCCCAGGTCCCGGTCCTGACCTGCCCCCGCACCTGCTGCTGTCCTGTCTGACGGGAGAGGGGCTGGACGGCTTCCTGGAGGCACTGAGGAAGGAGCTAGCTGCAGT GTGTGGGGACCCGTCGACAGATCCCCCACTGCTGACCCGAGCAAGGCACCAGCACCACCTCCAGGGTTGCCTGGATGCCCTTGGCCACTACAAGCAGTCAAAAGACCTGGCCCTGGCGGCAGAGGCGCTGCGGGTGGCCCGGGGTCACCTGACCCGGCTCACAGGTGGAGGGGGTACCGAGGAGATCCTGGACATCATCTTCCGGGACTTCTGTGTGGGCAAGTGA
- the GTPBP3 gene encoding tRNA modification GTPase GTPBP3, mitochondrial isoform X1 codes for MENEGLKTSPRCNLHCPVPSSVLSSVPYSYCQPRCARTLKIWSHVARGTTFRYTYLHSASRSLSPLHQPMEARIFRLWAGRILRLCTRRSSGAPAPGSGATIFALSSGQGRCGIAVIRTSGPASGHALRILTAPRDLPPARHASLRLLSDPRSGEPLDRALVLWFPGPQSFTGEDCVEFHVHGGPAVVSGVLQALGSVPGLRPAEAGEFTRRAFANGKLNLTEVEGLADLIHAETEAQRRQALRQLDGELGHLCRGWAETLTKALAHVEAYIDFGEDDNLEEGVLEQADIEVRALEVALGAHLRDARRGQRLRSGAHVVVTGPPNAGKSSLVNLLSRKPVSIVSPEPGTTRDVLETPVDLAGFPVLLSDTAGLREGVGPVEQEGVRRARERLEQADLILAMLDASDLASPSSCNFLATVVASVGAQSPSDSSQRLLLVLNKSDLLSPEGPGPGPDLPPHLLLSCLTGEGLDGFLEALRKELAAVCGDPSTDPPLLTRARHQHHLQGCLDALGHYKQSKDLALAAEALRVARGHLTRLTGGGGTEEILDIIFRDFCVGK; via the exons ATGGAAAATGAGGGACTCAAAACCTCTCCTCGCTGTAATTTGCACTGCCCTGTGCCAAGCTCTGTCCTTTCTTCCGTTCCTTATTCCTATTGTCAGCCTCGCTGCGCTAGGACCCTAAAAATTTGGTCTCATGTTGCCCGGGGAACAACATTTCGCTACACCTACCTTCATAGCGCCTCCCGCTCCCTCTCTCCGTTGCACCAGCCAATGGAAGCGAGGATCTTCAGACTGTGGGCGGGACGTATCCTAAG ATTGTGCACGCGCCGGAGCAGCGGCGCACCAGCCCCCGGCTCCGGCGCCACCATCTTCGCTCTAAGCTCTGGCCAAGGCCGCTGCGGCATCGCGGTGATCCGGACCAGCGGACCCGCCAGCGGCCACGCCCTCCGAATTCTCACGGCACCCCGAGACCTGCCCCCTGCTCGCCACGCCAGCCTGCGCCTCCTCAGCGATCCCCGCTCCGGGGAGCCTCTGGACCGCGCACTGGTGCTCTGGTTCCCAG GTCCCCAGAGTTTCACCGGTGAGGACTGCGTGGAGTTCCACGTGCATGGAGGCCCGGCAGTGGTGAGCGGCGTCCTGCAGGCCTTGG GTAGTGTGCCAGGGCTTCGACCGGCAGAGGCAGGCGAGTTCACCAGGCGGGCGTTCGCCAATGGGAAGCTGAACCTGACCGAAGTGGAGGGGCTGGCGGACCTTATCCACGCAGAAACCGAGGCGCAGCGGCGGCAGGCCCTCAGGCAGCTGGACGGGGAGCTGGGCCACCTCTGCCGTGGCTGGGCCGAGACCCTCACCAAA GCTCTAGCCCACGTGGAGGCCTATATCGATTTCGGTGAGGATGACAACCTGGAGGAGGGGGTCCTGGAGCAAG CCGACATCGAAGTACGGGCACTGGAGGTGGCCCTGGGTGCACATCTACGAGATGCCAGACGTGGGCAGAGGCTCCGCTCAGGGGCGCACGTAGTGGTCACTGGACCCCCCAATGCCGGCAAGAGCAGCCTAGTGAACCTGCTCA GTCGGAAACCTGTGTCCATCGTGTCCCCGGAGCCAGGGACCACCCGTGACGTGCTGGAGACCCCCGTCGACCTGGCCGGATTTCCTGTGCTGCTGAGCGACACGGCTGGGTTGCGGGAGGGCGTGGGGCCCGTGGAGCAGGAGGGCGTGCGGCGCGCCCGGGAGAG GCTAGAGCAGGCTGACCTCATTCTGGCCATGCTGGACGCCTCTGACCTGGCCTCTCCCTCCAGTTGCAACTTCCTGGCCACCGTCGTAGCCTCTGTGGGAGCCCAGAGCCCCAGTGACAGCAGCCAGCGCCTCCTCCTGGTGCTGAACAAGTCGGACCTGCTGTCCCCGGAGGGCCCAGGTCCCGGTCCTGACCTGCCCCCGCACCTGCTGCTGTCCTGTCTGACGGGAGAGGGGCTGGACGGCTTCCTGGAGGCACTGAGGAAGGAGCTAGCTGCAGT GTGTGGGGACCCGTCGACAGATCCCCCACTGCTGACCCGAGCAAGGCACCAGCACCACCTCCAGGGTTGCCTGGATGCCCTTGGCCACTACAAGCAGTCAAAAGACCTGGCCCTGGCGGCAGAGGCGCTGCGGGTGGCCCGGGGTCACCTGACCCGGCTCACAGGTGGAGGGGGTACCGAGGAGATCCTGGACATCATCTTCCGGGACTTCTGTGTGGGCAAGTGA
- the GTPBP3 gene encoding tRNA modification GTPase GTPBP3, mitochondrial isoform X2: MENEGLKTSPRCNLHCPVPSSVLSSVPYSYCQPRCARTLKIWSHVARGTTFRYTYLHSASRSLSPLHQPMEARIFRLWAGRILRLCTRRSSGAPAPGSGATIFALSSGQGRCGIAVIRTSGPASGHALRILTAPRDLPPARHASLRLLSDPRSGEPLDRALVLWFPGPQSFTGEDCVEFHVHGGPAVVSGVLQALGSVPGLRPAEAGEFTRRAFANGKLNLTEVEGLADLIHAETEAQRRQALRQLDGELGHLCRGWAETLTKALAHVEAYIDFGEDDNLEEGVLEQADIEVRALEVALGAHLRDARRGQRLRSGAHVVVTGPPNAGKSSLVNLLSRKPVSIVSPEPGTTRDVLETPVDLAGFPVLLSDTAGLREGVGPVEQEGVRRARESCNFLATVVASVGAQSPSDSSQRLLLVLNKSDLLSPEGPGPGPDLPPHLLLSCLTGEGLDGFLEALRKELAAVCGDPSTDPPLLTRARHQHHLQGCLDALGHYKQSKDLALAAEALRVARGHLTRLTGGGGTEEILDIIFRDFCVGK, translated from the exons ATGGAAAATGAGGGACTCAAAACCTCTCCTCGCTGTAATTTGCACTGCCCTGTGCCAAGCTCTGTCCTTTCTTCCGTTCCTTATTCCTATTGTCAGCCTCGCTGCGCTAGGACCCTAAAAATTTGGTCTCATGTTGCCCGGGGAACAACATTTCGCTACACCTACCTTCATAGCGCCTCCCGCTCCCTCTCTCCGTTGCACCAGCCAATGGAAGCGAGGATCTTCAGACTGTGGGCGGGACGTATCCTAAG ATTGTGCACGCGCCGGAGCAGCGGCGCACCAGCCCCCGGCTCCGGCGCCACCATCTTCGCTCTAAGCTCTGGCCAAGGCCGCTGCGGCATCGCGGTGATCCGGACCAGCGGACCCGCCAGCGGCCACGCCCTCCGAATTCTCACGGCACCCCGAGACCTGCCCCCTGCTCGCCACGCCAGCCTGCGCCTCCTCAGCGATCCCCGCTCCGGGGAGCCTCTGGACCGCGCACTGGTGCTCTGGTTCCCAG GTCCCCAGAGTTTCACCGGTGAGGACTGCGTGGAGTTCCACGTGCATGGAGGCCCGGCAGTGGTGAGCGGCGTCCTGCAGGCCTTGG GTAGTGTGCCAGGGCTTCGACCGGCAGAGGCAGGCGAGTTCACCAGGCGGGCGTTCGCCAATGGGAAGCTGAACCTGACCGAAGTGGAGGGGCTGGCGGACCTTATCCACGCAGAAACCGAGGCGCAGCGGCGGCAGGCCCTCAGGCAGCTGGACGGGGAGCTGGGCCACCTCTGCCGTGGCTGGGCCGAGACCCTCACCAAA GCTCTAGCCCACGTGGAGGCCTATATCGATTTCGGTGAGGATGACAACCTGGAGGAGGGGGTCCTGGAGCAAG CCGACATCGAAGTACGGGCACTGGAGGTGGCCCTGGGTGCACATCTACGAGATGCCAGACGTGGGCAGAGGCTCCGCTCAGGGGCGCACGTAGTGGTCACTGGACCCCCCAATGCCGGCAAGAGCAGCCTAGTGAACCTGCTCA GTCGGAAACCTGTGTCCATCGTGTCCCCGGAGCCAGGGACCACCCGTGACGTGCTGGAGACCCCCGTCGACCTGGCCGGATTTCCTGTGCTGCTGAGCGACACGGCTGGGTTGCGGGAGGGCGTGGGGCCCGTGGAGCAGGAGGGCGTGCGGCGCGCCCGGGAGAG TTGCAACTTCCTGGCCACCGTCGTAGCCTCTGTGGGAGCCCAGAGCCCCAGTGACAGCAGCCAGCGCCTCCTCCTGGTGCTGAACAAGTCGGACCTGCTGTCCCCGGAGGGCCCAGGTCCCGGTCCTGACCTGCCCCCGCACCTGCTGCTGTCCTGTCTGACGGGAGAGGGGCTGGACGGCTTCCTGGAGGCACTGAGGAAGGAGCTAGCTGCAGT GTGTGGGGACCCGTCGACAGATCCCCCACTGCTGACCCGAGCAAGGCACCAGCACCACCTCCAGGGTTGCCTGGATGCCCTTGGCCACTACAAGCAGTCAAAAGACCTGGCCCTGGCGGCAGAGGCGCTGCGGGTGGCCCGGGGTCACCTGACCCGGCTCACAGGTGGAGGGGGTACCGAGGAGATCCTGGACATCATCTTCCGGGACTTCTGTGTGGGCAAGTGA
- the GTPBP3 gene encoding tRNA modification GTPase GTPBP3, mitochondrial isoform X6 yields the protein MWRGLWTLAAQAARGPRRLCTRRSSGAPAPGSGATIFALSSGQGRCGIAVIRTSGPASGHALRILTAPRDLPPARHASLRLLSDPRSGEPLDRALVLWFPGPQSFTGEDCVEFHVHGGPAVVSGVLQALGSVPGLRPAEAGEFTRRAFANGKLNLTEVEGLADLIHAETEAQRRQALRQLDGELGHLCRGWAETLTKALAHVEAYIDFGEDDNLEEGVLEQADIEVRALEVALGAHLRDARRGQRLRSGAHVVVTGPPNAGKSSLVNLLSRKPVSIVSPEPGTTRDVLETPVDLAGFPVLLSDTAGLREGVGPVEQEGVRRARESCNFLATVVASVGAQSPSDSSQRLLLVLNKSDLLSPEGPGPGPDLPPHLLLSCLTGEGLDGFLEALRKELAAVCGDPSTDPPLLTRARHQHHLQGCLDALGHYKQSKDLALAAEALRVARGHLTRLTGGGGTEEILDIIFRDFCVGK from the exons ATGTGGCGGGGGCTTTGGACCCTGGCGGCCCAAGCGGCACGTGGGCCTCGCAG ATTGTGCACGCGCCGGAGCAGCGGCGCACCAGCCCCCGGCTCCGGCGCCACCATCTTCGCTCTAAGCTCTGGCCAAGGCCGCTGCGGCATCGCGGTGATCCGGACCAGCGGACCCGCCAGCGGCCACGCCCTCCGAATTCTCACGGCACCCCGAGACCTGCCCCCTGCTCGCCACGCCAGCCTGCGCCTCCTCAGCGATCCCCGCTCCGGGGAGCCTCTGGACCGCGCACTGGTGCTCTGGTTCCCAG GTCCCCAGAGTTTCACCGGTGAGGACTGCGTGGAGTTCCACGTGCATGGAGGCCCGGCAGTGGTGAGCGGCGTCCTGCAGGCCTTGG GTAGTGTGCCAGGGCTTCGACCGGCAGAGGCAGGCGAGTTCACCAGGCGGGCGTTCGCCAATGGGAAGCTGAACCTGACCGAAGTGGAGGGGCTGGCGGACCTTATCCACGCAGAAACCGAGGCGCAGCGGCGGCAGGCCCTCAGGCAGCTGGACGGGGAGCTGGGCCACCTCTGCCGTGGCTGGGCCGAGACCCTCACCAAA GCTCTAGCCCACGTGGAGGCCTATATCGATTTCGGTGAGGATGACAACCTGGAGGAGGGGGTCCTGGAGCAAG CCGACATCGAAGTACGGGCACTGGAGGTGGCCCTGGGTGCACATCTACGAGATGCCAGACGTGGGCAGAGGCTCCGCTCAGGGGCGCACGTAGTGGTCACTGGACCCCCCAATGCCGGCAAGAGCAGCCTAGTGAACCTGCTCA GTCGGAAACCTGTGTCCATCGTGTCCCCGGAGCCAGGGACCACCCGTGACGTGCTGGAGACCCCCGTCGACCTGGCCGGATTTCCTGTGCTGCTGAGCGACACGGCTGGGTTGCGGGAGGGCGTGGGGCCCGTGGAGCAGGAGGGCGTGCGGCGCGCCCGGGAGAG TTGCAACTTCCTGGCCACCGTCGTAGCCTCTGTGGGAGCCCAGAGCCCCAGTGACAGCAGCCAGCGCCTCCTCCTGGTGCTGAACAAGTCGGACCTGCTGTCCCCGGAGGGCCCAGGTCCCGGTCCTGACCTGCCCCCGCACCTGCTGCTGTCCTGTCTGACGGGAGAGGGGCTGGACGGCTTCCTGGAGGCACTGAGGAAGGAGCTAGCTGCAGT GTGTGGGGACCCGTCGACAGATCCCCCACTGCTGACCCGAGCAAGGCACCAGCACCACCTCCAGGGTTGCCTGGATGCCCTTGGCCACTACAAGCAGTCAAAAGACCTGGCCCTGGCGGCAGAGGCGCTGCGGGTGGCCCGGGGTCACCTGACCCGGCTCACAGGTGGAGGGGGTACCGAGGAGATCCTGGACATCATCTTCCGGGACTTCTGTGTGGGCAAGTGA
- the GTPBP3 gene encoding tRNA modification GTPase GTPBP3, mitochondrial isoform X5 — protein sequence MWRGLWTLAAQAARGPRRLCTRRSSGAPAPGSGATIFALSSGQGRCGIAVIRTSGPASGHALRILTAPRDLPPARHASLRLLSDPRSGEPLDRALVLWFPGPQSFTGEDCVEFHVHGGPAVVSGVLQALGSVPGLRPAEAGEFTRRAFANGKLNLTEVEGLADLIHAETEAQRRQALRQLDGELGHLCRGWAETLTKALAHVEAYIDFGEDDNLEEGVLEQADIEVRALEVALGAHLRDARRGQRLRSGAHVVVTGPPNAGKSSLVNLLSRKPVSIVSPEPGTTRDVLETPVDLAGFPVLLSDTAGLREGVGPVEQEGVRRARERLEQADLILAMLDASDLASPSSCNFLATVVASVGAQSPSDSSQRLLLVLNKSDLLSPEGPGPGPDLPPHLLLSCLTGEGLDGFLEALRKELAAVCGDPSTDPPLLTRARHQHHLQGCLDALGHYKQSKDLALAAEALRVARGHLTRLTGGGGTEEILDIIFRDFCVGK from the exons ATGTGGCGGGGGCTTTGGACCCTGGCGGCCCAAGCGGCACGTGGGCCTCGCAG ATTGTGCACGCGCCGGAGCAGCGGCGCACCAGCCCCCGGCTCCGGCGCCACCATCTTCGCTCTAAGCTCTGGCCAAGGCCGCTGCGGCATCGCGGTGATCCGGACCAGCGGACCCGCCAGCGGCCACGCCCTCCGAATTCTCACGGCACCCCGAGACCTGCCCCCTGCTCGCCACGCCAGCCTGCGCCTCCTCAGCGATCCCCGCTCCGGGGAGCCTCTGGACCGCGCACTGGTGCTCTGGTTCCCAG GTCCCCAGAGTTTCACCGGTGAGGACTGCGTGGAGTTCCACGTGCATGGAGGCCCGGCAGTGGTGAGCGGCGTCCTGCAGGCCTTGG GTAGTGTGCCAGGGCTTCGACCGGCAGAGGCAGGCGAGTTCACCAGGCGGGCGTTCGCCAATGGGAAGCTGAACCTGACCGAAGTGGAGGGGCTGGCGGACCTTATCCACGCAGAAACCGAGGCGCAGCGGCGGCAGGCCCTCAGGCAGCTGGACGGGGAGCTGGGCCACCTCTGCCGTGGCTGGGCCGAGACCCTCACCAAA GCTCTAGCCCACGTGGAGGCCTATATCGATTTCGGTGAGGATGACAACCTGGAGGAGGGGGTCCTGGAGCAAG CCGACATCGAAGTACGGGCACTGGAGGTGGCCCTGGGTGCACATCTACGAGATGCCAGACGTGGGCAGAGGCTCCGCTCAGGGGCGCACGTAGTGGTCACTGGACCCCCCAATGCCGGCAAGAGCAGCCTAGTGAACCTGCTCA GTCGGAAACCTGTGTCCATCGTGTCCCCGGAGCCAGGGACCACCCGTGACGTGCTGGAGACCCCCGTCGACCTGGCCGGATTTCCTGTGCTGCTGAGCGACACGGCTGGGTTGCGGGAGGGCGTGGGGCCCGTGGAGCAGGAGGGCGTGCGGCGCGCCCGGGAGAG GCTAGAGCAGGCTGACCTCATTCTGGCCATGCTGGACGCCTCTGACCTGGCCTCTCCCTCCAGTTGCAACTTCCTGGCCACCGTCGTAGCCTCTGTGGGAGCCCAGAGCCCCAGTGACAGCAGCCAGCGCCTCCTCCTGGTGCTGAACAAGTCGGACCTGCTGTCCCCGGAGGGCCCAGGTCCCGGTCCTGACCTGCCCCCGCACCTGCTGCTGTCCTGTCTGACGGGAGAGGGGCTGGACGGCTTCCTGGAGGCACTGAGGAAGGAGCTAGCTGCAGT GTGTGGGGACCCGTCGACAGATCCCCCACTGCTGACCCGAGCAAGGCACCAGCACCACCTCCAGGGTTGCCTGGATGCCCTTGGCCACTACAAGCAGTCAAAAGACCTGGCCCTGGCGGCAGAGGCGCTGCGGGTGGCCCGGGGTCACCTGACCCGGCTCACAGGTGGAGGGGGTACCGAGGAGATCCTGGACATCATCTTCCGGGACTTCTGTGTGGGCAAGTGA
- the GTPBP3 gene encoding tRNA modification GTPase GTPBP3, mitochondrial isoform X3, producing the protein MWRGLWTLAAQAARGPRRLCTRRSSGAPAPGSGATIFALSSGQGRCGIAVIRTSGPASGHALRILTAPRDLPPARHASLRLLSDPRSGEPLDRALVLWFPGPQSFTGEDCVEFHVHGGPAVVSGVLQALGSVPGLRPAEAGEFTRRAFANGKLNLTEVEGLADLIHAETEAQRRQALRQLDGELGHLCRGWAETLTKALAHVEAYIDFGEDDNLEEGVLEQGGSTWWWGRKTPRISPHRLPSLSLSACLLSPTADIEVRALEVALGAHLRDARRGQRLRSGAHVVVTGPPNAGKSSLVNLLSRKPVSIVSPEPGTTRDVLETPVDLAGFPVLLSDTAGLREGVGPVEQEGVRRARERLEQADLILAMLDASDLASPSSCNFLATVVASVGAQSPSDSSQRLLLVLNKSDLLSPEGPGPGPDLPPHLLLSCLTGEGLDGFLEALRKELAAVCGDPSTDPPLLTRARHQHHLQGCLDALGHYKQSKDLALAAEALRVARGHLTRLTGGGGTEEILDIIFRDFCVGK; encoded by the exons ATGTGGCGGGGGCTTTGGACCCTGGCGGCCCAAGCGGCACGTGGGCCTCGCAG ATTGTGCACGCGCCGGAGCAGCGGCGCACCAGCCCCCGGCTCCGGCGCCACCATCTTCGCTCTAAGCTCTGGCCAAGGCCGCTGCGGCATCGCGGTGATCCGGACCAGCGGACCCGCCAGCGGCCACGCCCTCCGAATTCTCACGGCACCCCGAGACCTGCCCCCTGCTCGCCACGCCAGCCTGCGCCTCCTCAGCGATCCCCGCTCCGGGGAGCCTCTGGACCGCGCACTGGTGCTCTGGTTCCCAG GTCCCCAGAGTTTCACCGGTGAGGACTGCGTGGAGTTCCACGTGCATGGAGGCCCGGCAGTGGTGAGCGGCGTCCTGCAGGCCTTGG GTAGTGTGCCAGGGCTTCGACCGGCAGAGGCAGGCGAGTTCACCAGGCGGGCGTTCGCCAATGGGAAGCTGAACCTGACCGAAGTGGAGGGGCTGGCGGACCTTATCCACGCAGAAACCGAGGCGCAGCGGCGGCAGGCCCTCAGGCAGCTGGACGGGGAGCTGGGCCACCTCTGCCGTGGCTGGGCCGAGACCCTCACCAAA GCTCTAGCCCACGTGGAGGCCTATATCGATTTCGGTGAGGATGACAACCTGGAGGAGGGGGTCCTGGAGCAAGGTGGGTCTACCTGGTGGTGGGGGAGGAAGACACCTCGGATCAGCCCTCACAGGCTCCCctcactgtctctctctgcctgccttcTCTCACCCACAGCCGACATCGAAGTACGGGCACTGGAGGTGGCCCTGGGTGCACATCTACGAGATGCCAGACGTGGGCAGAGGCTCCGCTCAGGGGCGCACGTAGTGGTCACTGGACCCCCCAATGCCGGCAAGAGCAGCCTAGTGAACCTGCTCA GTCGGAAACCTGTGTCCATCGTGTCCCCGGAGCCAGGGACCACCCGTGACGTGCTGGAGACCCCCGTCGACCTGGCCGGATTTCCTGTGCTGCTGAGCGACACGGCTGGGTTGCGGGAGGGCGTGGGGCCCGTGGAGCAGGAGGGCGTGCGGCGCGCCCGGGAGAG GCTAGAGCAGGCTGACCTCATTCTGGCCATGCTGGACGCCTCTGACCTGGCCTCTCCCTCCAGTTGCAACTTCCTGGCCACCGTCGTAGCCTCTGTGGGAGCCCAGAGCCCCAGTGACAGCAGCCAGCGCCTCCTCCTGGTGCTGAACAAGTCGGACCTGCTGTCCCCGGAGGGCCCAGGTCCCGGTCCTGACCTGCCCCCGCACCTGCTGCTGTCCTGTCTGACGGGAGAGGGGCTGGACGGCTTCCTGGAGGCACTGAGGAAGGAGCTAGCTGCAGT GTGTGGGGACCCGTCGACAGATCCCCCACTGCTGACCCGAGCAAGGCACCAGCACCACCTCCAGGGTTGCCTGGATGCCCTTGGCCACTACAAGCAGTCAAAAGACCTGGCCCTGGCGGCAGAGGCGCTGCGGGTGGCCCGGGGTCACCTGACCCGGCTCACAGGTGGAGGGGGTACCGAGGAGATCCTGGACATCATCTTCCGGGACTTCTGTGTGGGCAAGTGA